One window of Verrucomicrobiota bacterium genomic DNA carries:
- a CDS encoding DUF433 domain-containing protein: MLDWNECSAVERVPGKVSGAWLFKGTRVTVVALFENLEDGATVDDFLAWFPGVTREQVAAVIEHAEHSLLVS; encoded by the coding sequence ATGCTGGATTGGAATGAATGTAGTGCTGTGGAACGCGTTCCGGGTAAGGTAAGCGGGGCCTGGTTGTTTAAAGGTACGCGCGTGACCGTTGTTGCGCTCTTCGAGAACCTAGAAGACGGAGCAACCGTGGATGATTTTCTTGCTTGGTTTCCCGGTGTGACGCGCGAACAGGTAGCGGCCGTTATCGAACACGCTGAACACAGCCTGCTGGTCAGTTGA
- a CDS encoding leucine-rich repeat domain-containing protein — protein MKTSPFPATMTHRVGAASIASLLALLSLLLLPVVVQAQFTFTTNNGSINITGYAGPGGDVSIPSATNGLPVTTIGTNAFSYCAALTNITIPDSVTSIGEWEFSHCALTSIIIPNIAAPLLSVAGGGLILGAAVILFPKSMREIIIAGMLLMLASGGVGYVSLVSTNGSKAHWQELENPADKVYFQGFSVNTKLLLP, from the coding sequence ATGAAAACCAGCCCGTTCCCTGCGACCATGACCCACCGGGTAGGAGCCGCCAGCATTGCGAGCTTGCTGGCGTTGCTGTCGCTCTTGCTGCTGCCTGTCGTGGTACAAGCCCAATTTACTTTCACAACCAACAACGGCTCGATCAACATCACGGGCTACGCCGGGCCGGGCGGCGACGTATCCATCCCCAGCGCGACCAATGGCTTGCCGGTCACCACTATTGGGACCAATGCATTCTCTTATTGTGCCGCCTTGACCAATATCACGATTCCCGACAGCGTCACCAGCATTGGAGAATGGGAGTTCTCCCACTGTGCACTGACCAGCATCATCATCCCCAATATTGCTGCACCACTTCTAAGCGTAGCGGGAGGCGGCTTGATCTTGGGCGCAGCAGTGATATTGTTTCCCAAAAGCATGAGAGAAATCATAATCGCCGGCATGCTGCTCATGCTTGCGAGTGGGGGGGTGGGGTATGTGAGTTTGGTGAGTACGAACGGCAGCAAGGCGCATTGGCAGGAACTGGAAAATCCAGCGGATAAAGTGTATTTCCAAGGCTTCTCGGTGAATACCAAGTTGCTGTTGCCGTAA
- a CDS encoding alginate lyase family protein, with translation MRNICILWFVALAMSGLGAPAPAVNGPRVTAAEFFTALDLERAELSAVKAALQRQDLGAARHALAEYLRHRPKPGWEFNPLAIKDNPKFRSSTAEKALTHKFNSIGIEWQFGEQIDWAFNPTTQPDSRWPRNHEWTWQLSRHAAWLELSRAFYHTGDEKYAREFVAELKSWVRDCPVPMEKAANRPTSRWRTIEAGIRTGSVWPEMYHRLLAAKAFDDDALILLLTSILEHGRYLTKFHTSGNWLTMEANGLYHCGALFPEFKEAAQWRQTALDRLYHELDVQVYPDGAQVELAPGYHGVTVQNFLGPVSLVPFTGFTVPKDYLGKMERMFDYFLYSMQPTRQTAPLNDSGAGDVVRWLEKGSQLFPQRDDFKWVATEGKAGQAPGHTSHLFPYAGQFVMRSGWEREAVWLCMDGGPFGYGHQHEDKLSVILTAYGRPLLVEGGVYTYDASDWRRYVLSSRAHNVVLVDGQDQNRRKEPKETYVVKQPLPHVWESNDTFDHAVAVYEEGYGASAARVARQVRHVYFFKPDLFVVLDELESRDGKAHEYQSLFHIDANEAVVDGLKVSTGEKGPNLTIIGVGVDTVQIVKGQKEPVVQGWLPDRGGYGAIKPIPTAIYRKTGSGKVVSAYVLCPIRQGATGTVTGAQLTGNELRLTLANGQEKVLKLAGKLIGN, from the coding sequence ATGCGCAATATTTGTATTCTGTGGTTCGTGGCGTTGGCGATGTCCGGACTGGGGGCACCCGCTCCCGCAGTCAACGGGCCACGGGTAACGGCGGCGGAGTTTTTTACCGCCCTGGATTTGGAACGGGCGGAATTGTCCGCCGTGAAAGCGGCACTACAGCGGCAGGATTTGGGGGCAGCGCGTCACGCGCTGGCGGAATACCTGCGCCACCGTCCGAAACCGGGTTGGGAGTTTAACCCGCTGGCGATCAAGGATAATCCAAAATTTCGCAGCAGCACGGCCGAGAAGGCCCTGACGCACAAGTTCAACAGCATCGGCATCGAATGGCAGTTCGGCGAGCAGATTGACTGGGCGTTTAATCCCACCACGCAGCCCGATTCCCGCTGGCCACGCAACCACGAATGGACGTGGCAGTTGAGCCGGCATGCCGCCTGGCTGGAACTGAGCCGGGCCTTCTACCATACCGGCGATGAGAAATACGCGCGCGAATTTGTGGCCGAGCTAAAAAGCTGGGTGCGCGATTGTCCCGTGCCGATGGAGAAAGCGGCCAATAGGCCGACATCCCGCTGGCGCACCATCGAGGCCGGTATCCGCACTGGCAGCGTGTGGCCGGAGATGTATCACCGGTTGCTGGCCGCCAAGGCATTCGATGACGACGCGCTCATTTTGCTGCTGACCAGCATTCTGGAGCATGGCCGGTACCTGACGAAATTCCACACCAGCGGCAACTGGCTGACCATGGAAGCCAACGGGCTGTATCATTGCGGCGCGCTGTTCCCGGAATTCAAGGAGGCCGCGCAGTGGCGGCAGACGGCGCTGGACCGTTTGTACCATGAGCTGGATGTCCAGGTGTATCCGGACGGCGCACAGGTAGAACTGGCGCCGGGTTACCACGGCGTGACCGTGCAAAATTTTCTAGGCCCGGTGAGCCTGGTGCCGTTCACCGGTTTTACCGTGCCGAAGGACTACCTGGGCAAGATGGAGCGCATGTTTGATTATTTTCTCTATTCCATGCAGCCCACGCGGCAGACCGCACCGCTGAATGATTCCGGCGCCGGGGATGTGGTGCGGTGGCTGGAAAAAGGGAGCCAATTATTCCCCCAGCGAGACGATTTCAAATGGGTGGCGACGGAGGGCAAAGCCGGCCAAGCGCCCGGACACACCTCGCACCTGTTTCCCTACGCCGGGCAATTCGTGATGCGCAGCGGCTGGGAGCGGGAGGCCGTCTGGCTCTGCATGGATGGCGGGCCGTTTGGGTATGGCCATCAGCACGAGGATAAATTAAGCGTGATCCTGACGGCATACGGCCGGCCCTTGCTGGTGGAGGGCGGGGTGTACACATACGATGCCAGCGATTGGCGCCGCTATGTGCTCAGCAGCCGCGCGCATAATGTGGTGCTGGTGGATGGCCAGGATCAAAACCGCCGCAAAGAACCCAAGGAAACCTACGTGGTGAAGCAGCCGTTGCCCCACGTTTGGGAGAGCAACGACACGTTCGACCACGCCGTCGCGGTCTATGAGGAAGGTTATGGCGCCAGCGCCGCGCGGGTGGCGCGGCAAGTGCGGCACGTGTACTTTTTCAAGCCAGACCTGTTCGTGGTATTGGACGAATTGGAATCGCGCGACGGCAAAGCCCATGAGTATCAATCGCTTTTCCACATTGACGCCAATGAAGCGGTGGTGGACGGGCTAAAAGTTTCCACCGGGGAAAAAGGTCCGAACCTGACGATTATCGGGGTGGGGGTGGATACGGTACAGATTGTGAAGGGGCAGAAAGAGCCGGTGGTGCAAGGCTGGTTACCGGATCGTGGCGGCTACGGTGCCATCAAGCCGATCCCCACGGCCATCTATCGCAAGACCGGCAGCGGCAAAGTGGTGAGCGCTTATGTGCTGTGTCCGATCCGGCAAGGCGCAACCGGTACGGTTACCGGAGCGCAGTTGACGGGCAACGAACTGCGTTTGACCCTGGCCAATGGGCAGGAAAAGGTGCTGAAGCTGGCAGGTAAACTGATAGGAAATTAA